A stretch of DNA from Paenibacillus sp. FSL W8-0186:
TCACTATACCGATAAAGATTTGCAGCGGGAGGCCAACCTTAATATAATGGCTGAATTTATATCGTCCAGCCGACATGACAAGTGCGTTTGGCGGCGTGGAGAACGGAGACGCAAAGCACATACTTGCCCCGATCGAAACCGCAAACAGAAACGGATAGGGGCTCACGCCAAGCTGAATCGCTGCGGTAAGGGCGATGGGCGCAAACAGTACTGCGCAAGCCGTATTGCTGATGAACATCGTGAGCAGGGATGTCGTGAAATATACCCCGGCCAGCAGTACAATCGGACCATAGCCGCCAAGCGTGCTCACCAGCCCCTCGGACAGCAGCGCAGCTGCTCCGGTCTTCTCAATGGCGATCGACATCGGGATCATTCCGCCGATTAAGACGATGCTCTCCCAGTTGATGCTTTTATACGCCTCCTCCATATTGCGGACGCAGCCGAAGACAACCATCAGCACGGCGGCGATCATGACGGCCGCCACAGCAGGCACCAGCTCGGTAATGAGCAGGATCACCATGAGCAGCATAATGCCTGCAGCGATCGGGGCCTTGATGTCCATTGTTACCTTGCGCGATTCTTCGATTGGCTGGCCGACAACAACGACGTTAGCCTGATCCGCAGCCAGCAGCGCGATATCCTTCCACGTGCCTTGGACGAGCAGAGCATCGCCGAATTTCATCCGCTCCTCCTTCAAATTATGCAGCAGATAGTGCTCCTTCCGCTGAATGCCGAGAATATTCACCCGGTATTTCTCGCGGAATCCTGAATGCTTGACCAGCCTGCCGATCAGGCTGGAGTTCGGCGTCAGCATCACTTCGGCAATGCCCACCTCGCTCGTCGCATACTGTGCATCCTGCTCGGGCTGCGGCCCGCTTCTCTCCGGGACGTGACGATCGAGCAAGCTCAACCCGTAATGCATGGCAAATTGCTCCGCCCGCTCAAACGTACCGTTGACATACAGAATATCATCCTCGTGAATGACGGTATCCGGCCCGGCAATCTCCTGGTTAATCGTCTTGAAAAATTGGTTCTTCGCCGAGATTTTACGGCGGATCTCAATGATGTTGACCTCGAACCTGGCCGAAATATCAAGCTCCTGCAGCGTTTTTGATTGGATCGGCGAATCCTTTCCTACCTGAACGCGAAATAGATTTTGCGTTAACTGATACTGCCTGGCGAGCTCCTGTAGCGAGCGGCCATTCTTCTTCCGCTTGCCCTCCGCCCTCTGGTGGTCAGGCAGAAAGCGGCGCAGAAAGAGCAGACCGATGATGCCCGCAGCCAAGCAGACGATGCCGACCGGTGTAAAGCTGAAAAAGGACAGCCCCTTATACCCGGCCTGCTGGAGCGTCTCCTGGATCACCAGGTTCGGCGGCGTACCGATCAGCGTAAGCATCCCGCCAAGACTGCTGGCAAAGGCGAGCGGCATGAGCAGCTTGCCTGGATGGGTACCCGCACTTATTGCCAGGCTCACGACGATTGGCATCATCACGGCAACCGTGCCGGTATTGCTGACAAAAGCGCCGATAAACGAGGTTACGAGCATAACCATAATCAGCAGCCGGGTCTCGCTCGTCCCCGCCAGGCGAAGCAGTATCCGGCTCGCCATCTTGGCCAGCCCAGTCTGAAGTATGCCTCCGCCCACGACGAACAATCCGATCATCATGATTACGACCGAATTGGAGAAGCCGGATAGCGCCTCAGCCGGAGTAAGGATGCCCAGCAGCATCAAAATGATCAGCGATCCGATCGCTACGAGATCAGACCGGATTTTTCCCGAAACAAACAGCACCGATGCCGTTATCAGAACGATAAGAGTGATGATCATTGGGCCATTCACGGTTGTTCCTCCTATGTAAATCCTGGATTTATTTCGTTATGTACGAACTTCAATAGCCATATCATAACATTGGGCCAAGCTGGGGAATAGGTATTTCGACAAGAAACATACTTTACCGGCTTTATGCCGAGGCTTATTATCACCCGGCGAAGCGCAAAAATCCCCTTCAGCTGCTCAGGCAGAGAAGGGGATTTGAATGGTCTCAAAAGGCTCTAATCCACGTAGCCGGCAAGACCCTTGTCCATCAAGTAATCCATCTCCAGCTCCAGAATCGTCTCCACGGTCAGCTCGTCCAGCTTCACGTCCGGTCGGCTCAGCACGTAATCCACCAGCTCATCGCCATCGATATCGACATCGCCTTTGGCGCCCTTATGGGCATTGTTGATGAACGCCTCCTCATGCTTCAGTACAGCCCGGATCGCCTCCGGCTTCGCTTCGGCGCGCTCGGCAATGTACTGAACGAGCTCTTGCTCATTAATTTGTTCGCTCATGAATGGTCAGCTCCTCTTTCACGATAAGTTATGCGCATCAGCTGAAGTTCTCATACAGCTTCTAGCTTGCCCTGATGTCTGTCATTGTACCATAGGATTGTGAGCAATAACCCGCCAATTATGGTCGCAGCTGGCCTGGATGATCCGATGCTTCCGAATGTATTCCGCAACCAGCTCAGCCATGTCGGCCGCGATTTCCCGCACGACGGGCTTTCCTTTGAACATTTCATAATCTCCACCGCCGCCGGCCCGGTAGCTGTTCATAACCACATCCATTTCCGTCTCGTCCTCAATTTGCCTGCCGGCGAGATCCGTCAGTTTCATAACCCGCTGCCCGAGCGGCTTGGCAGGATCCAGCTCATACCGGATGCCCTCCCACATATCGTAATTGTAATGCTGGGCTTTCGGCTCCAAGTAGGCTGAACTGACCGCAGGCCTGCCATCCGGGCCGGCCACGAAATAAGCGGCCGTCTGCTCCAATGCATCCCGAATATCCTTCCCCTTCAGCCGGAGCACCGTCAACGTATTGGGATATATGAAATTACCCAGCACATCGCGCATGGTTATGGTTGCGCCAAAGCCGAGGGACTCCTCACTCAGCAAGGCGGCGCACGATACAGAGGCCCCAGCAGCCTCCATCTGCACTTTATTTACGAACTCAATGAAAGGATGATCCGCCGTCCGGCAGATTAACGGACTGTGGATGCGCATATCTCCCGCCACCTGCCCGATCGGCTGATCCAGCCAGCTCTGTGTTGCGGCCTCCAGACTGGAGAACATCTCCAGAATCGTCCTGTCTGCATTTACCGAATCATCGACCAGGAGCAGCTCTGCCGTTTTGCGGCAAATGATCCATCCTTCCTCCTGCTTCTCCAGACAGACCACGACCTTGCCCAAAGTTTGTCCCAGGCTGCCGGGCTGGACTACGGCAACATTGCCAAGCTGCGCCGCCAGGAAACGATGCTGATGTCCGGTAATCAGCACATCTATGCCTTCTACTTCCCGGCAAAGCGCATAGCCCTGATTTTCCCCGGTCAGCTTCTCGCTCGCCTCCCCGCTGGCCAGATCCCGTTCGAAGCCGCCGTGGTAACAGACGACGAGCAGATCAGGACGCTCCCGCTTCCTGATCAAAGGCACCCATGCCTTCGCCGTCTCAAGCGCATCACGGAACTCCAGGCCCTCAAGATACAGCGGATTCTCCCAATTGGGAATATAATGCGTCGTCAGGCCAAGAATCGCCACTTTGACCGGGTTATCTAGCGGTCCTCTCTGTTTGATGATATAAGGTACGCCAAAGGCAGGCTCCCCCGTCCTGGCGTCGACAATGTTTGCCGACAACCAGGGAAAGTCCGACATTTCCATAACACGGCGCAGCACATCCTGCCCATAATTGAACTCATGGTTCCCTGGGACAGCCGCGTCATAGGACAGACGGTTCAGCACAGCCGCCGCTGGATGGGTTGCCCCCGTTCCCTTCTTTACATCATACGCGGCCATCGGCGACCCTTGTAT
This window harbors:
- a CDS encoding bifunctional metallophosphatase/5'-nucleotidase — translated: MNKTAACEIEILVTSDIHGHIYPTDYRTAEDKNLGLAKIASLIQEERRQAPDLLLLDNGDLIQGSPMAAYDVKKGTGATHPAAAVLNRLSYDAAVPGNHEFNYGQDVLRRVMEMSDFPWLSANIVDARTGEPAFGVPYIIKQRGPLDNPVKVAILGLTTHYIPNWENPLYLEGLEFRDALETAKAWVPLIRKRERPDLLVVCYHGGFERDLASGEASEKLTGENQGYALCREVEGIDVLITGHQHRFLAAQLGNVAVVQPGSLGQTLGKVVVCLEKQEEGWIICRKTAELLLVDDSVNADRTILEMFSSLEAATQSWLDQPIGQVAGDMRIHSPLICRTADHPFIEFVNKVQMEAAGASVSCAALLSEESLGFGATITMRDVLGNFIYPNTLTVLRLKGKDIRDALEQTAAYFVAGPDGRPAVSSAYLEPKAQHYNYDMWEGIRYELDPAKPLGQRVMKLTDLAGRQIEDETEMDVVMNSYRAGGGGDYEMFKGKPVVREIAADMAELVAEYIRKHRIIQASCDHNWRVIAHNPMVQ
- a CDS encoding SLC13 family permease → MNGPMIITLIVLITASVLFVSGKIRSDLVAIGSLIILMLLGILTPAEALSGFSNSVVIMMIGLFVVGGGILQTGLAKMASRILLRLAGTSETRLLIMVMLVTSFIGAFVSNTGTVAVMMPIVVSLAISAGTHPGKLLMPLAFASSLGGMLTLIGTPPNLVIQETLQQAGYKGLSFFSFTPVGIVCLAAGIIGLLFLRRFLPDHQRAEGKRKKNGRSLQELARQYQLTQNLFRVQVGKDSPIQSKTLQELDISARFEVNIIEIRRKISAKNQFFKTINQEIAGPDTVIHEDDILYVNGTFERAEQFAMHYGLSLLDRHVPERSGPQPEQDAQYATSEVGIAEVMLTPNSSLIGRLVKHSGFREKYRVNILGIQRKEHYLLHNLKEERMKFGDALLVQGTWKDIALLAADQANVVVVGQPIEESRKVTMDIKAPIAAGIMLLMVILLITELVPAVAAVMIAAVLMVVFGCVRNMEEAYKSINWESIVLIGGMIPMSIAIEKTGAAALLSEGLVSTLGGYGPIVLLAGVYFTTSLLTMFISNTACAVLFAPIALTAAIQLGVSPYPFLFAVSIGASMCFASPFSTPPNALVMSAGRYKFSHYIKVGLPLQIFIGIVMVAMLPIFFPF